A stretch of Leptospira terpstrae serovar Hualin str. LT 11-33 = ATCC 700639 DNA encodes these proteins:
- a CDS encoding PP2C family protein-serine/threonine phosphatase, with protein MERAYVKQILIFLFPLFSFVSCFDSLLPYKSVKWSDGWEYRFLSEEESAHFQPAIEDLSLEYQPYHIPYVSLEKPTPKYLSARIRFRDSLGYPKPSLLLRGLVTFFDAYCGETKLQSEFLRLPPAEPSGVSPVIYNRNFVPVLELPNECLERYVYIVFFSEGILPLGFSEPPLYGDPTDHYKAIANRSQSFASLGFFFLILGLFSFYLFERRKKKQLLAFTWFSSISGIHFLSQSGFFGLFYYDTILPSFIIFILTLFLIPISCLYFFDQLVGSGRWNVIRMLWQFHVLFSIVILTLAFTETISMSVAILTFIWLCLPTLIIQIIVAWAQMVAKKPKAVLLVIGASALFILNAHDILSSLGILDSVPRSSHWGFFIFVVCLTLYGENLFRNSEIKYGTLQKEIVTAARIQNAILPPSPPRWEKMNISVYYQPSHEVGGDFYDFQALGGKKFGILIADVVGHGLGASIIASLSKFAFFQAYKHWANPSFLLSAMNEDLVKKSFGRFTTATYFYIDLESGKFMVSSAGHPSFFHWKAGTKELVEIKPKGKPLGILPGLTYAEEEYTFQPEDQFLFYTDGLTEEENEDRLEYGEKRLAKSFIETIAKQSIDPMAKVLENFHYFTGLSGSPHDDITIIHLHIKA; from the coding sequence ATGGAAAGAGCCTATGTAAAACAAATCCTCATTTTTCTTTTTCCCTTATTTAGTTTTGTGTCTTGTTTTGATTCTCTGCTTCCGTACAAATCCGTTAAATGGTCCGATGGATGGGAATACCGATTCCTTTCCGAAGAAGAGTCGGCTCATTTCCAACCAGCAATCGAAGACTTATCCCTGGAATACCAACCTTATCATATTCCTTATGTGAGTTTAGAAAAACCAACACCAAAATACCTATCTGCACGCATTCGGTTTCGAGATTCTTTAGGTTATCCCAAACCTTCGTTACTCCTAAGAGGTCTTGTTACTTTTTTCGATGCTTATTGTGGGGAAACCAAATTACAATCAGAATTTTTGCGACTTCCTCCTGCTGAACCTTCAGGTGTAAGTCCTGTCATTTACAATCGAAATTTTGTTCCTGTATTAGAATTACCTAATGAATGTTTGGAACGATATGTTTATATCGTATTTTTTTCAGAAGGAATCCTACCGTTAGGTTTTTCTGAACCACCACTTTACGGTGATCCAACGGATCATTACAAAGCCATTGCCAATAGAAGCCAATCCTTTGCTTCGTTAGGATTTTTCTTTTTGATTTTAGGGCTTTTTTCATTTTATCTTTTTGAAAGGCGTAAGAAAAAACAGCTCCTTGCCTTTACATGGTTTTCTTCCATTTCCGGAATTCATTTTTTATCACAATCAGGATTCTTTGGACTATTTTATTATGATACCATTCTTCCTAGTTTTATCATTTTTATTTTAACTTTGTTTTTGATTCCTATTAGTTGTTTGTATTTTTTTGACCAACTGGTTGGGTCTGGTCGTTGGAATGTGATCCGTATGCTTTGGCAGTTTCATGTGTTATTTTCCATAGTTATTTTGACTTTGGCATTTACAGAAACAATTTCCATGTCAGTTGCCATTTTAACTTTTATTTGGTTGTGTTTACCGACACTTATCATCCAAATCATTGTTGCTTGGGCGCAGATGGTCGCTAAAAAACCCAAAGCCGTTTTACTCGTGATTGGTGCCTCGGCTCTCTTTATTCTCAATGCACATGATATACTATCTTCTTTAGGTATTTTGGATTCGGTCCCACGTTCCTCCCATTGGGGATTTTTTATCTTTGTCGTTTGCCTCACTCTGTATGGTGAAAATCTTTTCCGTAATTCTGAAATTAAGTATGGTACTTTACAAAAGGAAATAGTCACTGCGGCAAGAATTCAAAATGCAATCCTTCCTCCTTCGCCTCCGCGTTGGGAAAAAATGAATATCAGCGTTTACTACCAACCTTCTCATGAAGTAGGGGGAGATTTTTACGACTTCCAAGCATTAGGTGGTAAAAAGTTTGGAATTCTAATCGCCGATGTAGTGGGACATGGACTTGGGGCATCTATCATTGCATCACTTTCTAAGTTTGCTTTTTTTCAAGCATACAAACATTGGGCAAACCCTTCCTTTTTACTCTCTGCCATGAATGAAGATTTAGTAAAAAAATCTTTTGGTCGGTTTACGACGGCCACGTACTTCTATATCGATTTGGAATCAGGAAAATTTATGGTTTCGAGTGCAGGCCACCCTTCTTTTTTCCATTGGAAAGCAGGAACAAAGGAACTTGTAGAAATTAAACCCAAAGGCAAACCACTGGGCATTCTTCCGGGCCTTACCTATGCGGAAGAAGAATACACCTTTCAACCTGAGGACCAGTTTTTGTTTTATACGGACGGTCTTACAGAAGAAGAAAATGAAGACCGGTTGGAATATGGAGAAAAACGTTTAGCAAAATCATTTATTGAAACAATCGCCAAACAATCAATCGATCCAATGGCAAAGGTATTAGAAAACTTTCATTACTTTACTGGGCTTTCCGGCTCACCTCACGATGACATCACCATCATTCATTTGCATATAAAGGCATAA
- the groL gene encoding chaperonin GroEL (60 kDa chaperone family; promotes refolding of misfolded polypeptides especially under stressful conditions; forms two stacked rings of heptamers to form a barrel-shaped 14mer; ends can be capped by GroES; misfolded proteins enter the barrel where they are refolded when GroES binds), with protein sequence MAKTIEFDETARRKLLSGVNKLANAVKVTLGPKGRNVVIDKKFGAPTITKDGVTVAKEIELEDPIENMGAQMVKEVSTKTNDIAGDGTTTATILAQAIINEGLKNVTAGANPMALKHGIDKAVLAAVEEIKKHAIKINSKAEYANVATISANNDPEIGNLIAQAFDKVGKEGVITVDEAKSIETTLDIVEGMQFDRGYVSPYMVTDPEAMIATFNDPFILIYDKKIASMKDLLPVLEKIAQAGRPLVIIAEEVEGEALATIVVNTLRKTIQCVAVKAPGFGDRRKSMLEDIAILTGGQVISEDLGMKLENADVKMLGRAKKVVVDKENTTIIEGAGASKDIQGRVNQIKKQIEDTTSDYDREKLQERLAKLAGGVAVIHVGAATEVEMKEKKARVEDALSATRAAVEEGIVPGGGLTLLRAQDAVKALKLVGDEQTGANIILRALEEPIRMITSNAGLEGSVIVEQARARKGNEGFNALTMVWEDLIKAGVVDPAKVVRSALQNAASIGAMILTTEVTITDKPESKDSGAGMAGMGGMGGMGGMGGMM encoded by the coding sequence ATGGCTAAAACAATTGAATTTGATGAAACAGCACGTAGAAAACTTCTTAGCGGAGTCAACAAACTTGCTAACGCTGTAAAGGTAACACTTGGACCAAAAGGTCGTAACGTAGTTATCGATAAAAAATTTGGAGCCCCTACCATCACGAAAGATGGTGTAACTGTTGCCAAAGAAATCGAATTGGAAGATCCAATCGAAAACATGGGTGCTCAAATGGTGAAGGAAGTTTCTACAAAAACTAACGACATCGCCGGAGACGGAACAACTACTGCAACCATCCTTGCACAAGCTATTATCAACGAAGGTTTGAAAAACGTAACTGCGGGTGCAAACCCAATGGCGCTCAAACACGGAATTGACAAAGCAGTTCTTGCTGCAGTAGAAGAAATCAAAAAACACGCAATTAAAATCAATAGCAAAGCAGAATATGCAAACGTTGCGACTATCTCTGCAAACAACGATCCAGAAATCGGTAACCTAATTGCTCAAGCTTTTGACAAAGTAGGTAAAGAAGGTGTGATCACTGTTGATGAAGCAAAATCAATTGAAACCACTCTTGATATCGTAGAAGGTATGCAATTTGATCGTGGATACGTATCACCTTATATGGTAACTGATCCAGAAGCAATGATCGCAACTTTTAACGATCCATTCATCTTAATCTATGACAAAAAAATTGCATCGATGAAAGACCTTCTTCCTGTGCTTGAAAAAATTGCACAAGCGGGACGACCACTGGTTATCATCGCAGAAGAAGTAGAAGGCGAAGCTCTTGCAACTATCGTTGTAAACACTCTTCGTAAAACCATTCAATGTGTGGCTGTAAAAGCTCCTGGGTTTGGTGACAGAAGAAAATCTATGCTTGAAGACATTGCAATCCTCACTGGTGGCCAAGTAATTTCTGAAGACCTCGGAATGAAATTGGAAAACGCTGATGTGAAGATGCTTGGTCGTGCAAAAAAAGTAGTCGTGGACAAAGAAAACACAACTATCATTGAAGGTGCTGGTGCTTCTAAAGACATCCAAGGCCGAGTCAACCAAATCAAAAAACAAATCGAAGATACAACTTCTGATTACGATCGTGAAAAACTTCAAGAACGCCTTGCAAAACTTGCTGGTGGTGTTGCTGTCATTCACGTCGGTGCTGCTACTGAAGTAGAAATGAAAGAGAAAAAAGCTCGTGTAGAAGATGCACTTTCAGCAACTCGCGCCGCAGTGGAAGAAGGAATTGTTCCTGGTGGTGGTCTTACTCTACTTCGTGCACAAGATGCTGTAAAAGCGCTTAAACTTGTGGGTGACGAACAAACTGGTGCAAACATCATCTTACGTGCATTAGAAGAGCCGATCCGAATGATCACTTCCAATGCTGGTCTTGAAGGATCTGTGATTGTAGAACAAGCTCGTGCCCGTAAAGGAAACGAAGGATTCAACGCACTCACTATGGTTTGGGAAGACCTAATCAAAGCAGGTGTTGTTGACCCGGCAAAAGTGGTACGTTCTGCTCTTCAAAACGCAGCTTCCATTGGAGCGATGATCCTCACTACTGAAGTTACCATTACAGACAAACCAGAATCGAAAGACTCAGGTGCTGGTATGGCCGGTATGGGAGGAATGGGTGGTATGGGAGGAATGGGCGGCATGATGTAA
- the groES gene encoding co-chaperone GroES — protein sequence MASIKPLGDRVVVEPKNESEEKIGSIIVPDTAKEKPQEGKIIAVGQGRYEDGKLIPLEVKVGDTVLYGKYSGTEIKQGGRDLLIIRESDILGVVTN from the coding sequence ATGGCATCAATCAAACCTTTAGGCGACCGAGTGGTCGTAGAGCCAAAGAATGAGTCGGAAGAAAAAATCGGATCCATCATCGTACCAGACACAGCAAAAGAAAAACCACAAGAAGGGAAAATCATCGCTGTCGGACAAGGACGTTACGAAGACGGAAAACTCATTCCTTTAGAAGTAAAGGTAGGAGATACAGTTCTATACGGAAAATATTCCGGAACTGAGATCAAACAAGGCGGACGTGATTTATTGATCATCCGTGAAAGCGACATCCTCGGTGTTGTGACAAACTAA
- a CDS encoding helicase HerA-like domain-containing protein, whose product MAKKSDAFVSKINEGYPSKGSLYLGAGMFDGETHKEASVSIPLSTLNRHGLIAGATGTGKTKTLQLLTESLSEAGVPVVLMDIKGDLSGLAESGEENDKIKERTKALGMDWKPSSYPVEFLSLSQEPGVRLRATIAEFGPVLISRILELNDTQSSVVSLVFKYCDDLGLPILDTKDFKKALQYINDAGKEELEKEYGTVSSQSISIILRKLIELEGQGGEDFFGEPSFDVNDLLQIESKKAKVSIIRLTDIQTKPRLFSTFMLSLLTEIYASFPEEGDLEKPKLVLFIDEAHLVFDEASSDLLKQLETMVRLIRSKGVGIIFCTQSPTDLPKEILGQLGLKVQHALRAFTANDRKAIKTASENYPETEFYDTKEVITELGIGEAFITALSPKGSPTPLVRTLLAPPASRMGILNPEELNSKIDKSDLVKKYKTTLDRESAHEMLSKKMETIADETEAAEEESGEKRTKSKRAKEKEDPSFVETLSKNPLAREVGRTVAKEVTRGLLGMLGVTPKRGSKRKKTGLFGF is encoded by the coding sequence ATGGCAAAAAAATCAGATGCATTTGTTTCAAAAATAAACGAAGGATACCCATCCAAAGGATCACTCTATTTGGGTGCAGGGATGTTTGATGGAGAAACACATAAAGAAGCTTCTGTTTCTATCCCCCTTTCCACCCTGAATCGGCATGGACTGATCGCCGGTGCCACAGGAACGGGAAAAACCAAAACCCTCCAACTCCTGACAGAATCATTATCCGAGGCGGGTGTTCCGGTTGTCCTTATGGACATCAAGGGAGACCTTTCTGGCCTTGCCGAATCCGGAGAAGAAAACGACAAAATCAAAGAAAGGACTAAGGCCCTAGGAATGGATTGGAAACCTTCAAGTTATCCCGTGGAATTTTTGTCCTTATCGCAAGAACCGGGAGTGAGACTTCGAGCGACCATCGCCGAATTTGGACCTGTACTCATCTCGCGGATTTTGGAATTGAATGATACACAAAGCAGTGTGGTCTCCCTTGTTTTTAAATACTGTGATGATTTGGGCCTTCCTATTTTAGATACTAAAGATTTTAAAAAGGCTCTCCAATACATCAATGATGCTGGTAAAGAAGAATTGGAAAAAGAATACGGAACCGTTTCTTCTCAAAGTATTTCTATCATCTTACGGAAACTCATTGAACTCGAAGGCCAAGGGGGAGAAGATTTTTTTGGAGAACCTTCCTTTGATGTGAATGACCTCCTCCAAATAGAATCCAAAAAAGCTAAGGTATCTATCATTCGTCTGACAGATATCCAAACCAAACCTCGCCTCTTCTCTACCTTTATGTTGTCTCTCCTTACTGAAATTTATGCAAGTTTCCCTGAGGAAGGTGATTTAGAAAAACCAAAACTTGTTTTATTCATTGATGAAGCTCACTTAGTTTTTGATGAAGCCTCGAGTGACCTACTCAAACAATTGGAAACTATGGTACGACTCATCCGTTCCAAAGGGGTTGGGATTATTTTTTGTACACAATCCCCGACCGACTTACCGAAAGAAATTTTAGGCCAACTCGGCCTAAAAGTCCAACACGCCCTCCGTGCTTTTACAGCAAACGACCGCAAGGCGATAAAAACTGCTTCTGAAAATTACCCAGAAACTGAATTTTATGATACCAAAGAAGTAATCACCGAACTAGGAATTGGTGAGGCTTTCATAACTGCCCTAAGCCCCAAGGGAAGTCCGACTCCCCTCGTTCGTACATTACTTGCCCCTCCGGCCTCACGAATGGGAATTTTAAATCCCGAAGAACTAAATTCCAAAATTGATAAATCCGATTTAGTGAAAAAATACAAGACCACCCTCGACCGAGAAAGTGCCCATGAAATGCTTTCCAAAAAAATGGAAACCATTGCCGACGAAACGGAAGCTGCAGAAGAGGAGTCCGGCGAAAAAAGAACTAAATCCAAACGGGCCAAAGAGAAGGAAGATCCAAGTTTTGTGGAAACACTTTCCAAAAACCCGCTGGCTCGGGAAGTGGGCCGCACTGTAGCCAAAGAAGTCACAAGGGGGCTACTCGGAATGCTCGGTGTCACTCCCAAACGGGGCTCAAAACGCAAAAAAACGGGACTTTTCGGGTTTTAA
- a CDS encoding hybrid sensor histidine kinase/response regulator, whose amino-acid sequence MVRIQILPLSKLIYFSIAVSVFIQCNRSIPTLAPAKTIQAGVLDLSKEDPKTLDPFPLAGEWEAFPGELPETEDEFKALEKKEPIRLAVPAYWVNQNLPAHGFVTYRLKIKVNEPLNLMFYLRETSSAYRAYYHNAERGLVLLGSAGKVSKTKEGSIGYYLETARSFRATPTTVLYLQISNYLYSRGGPYYSPVLGEVGKTLLYLRFKERKKAFFFATFFVLAISHMFLYIHRRKDKSPLWFSLLCLSWLLRILLFDRVSRDWFQASDWLEMFQIRLEYLAFCGIQGFSLLFFFQNQKNFLPQKYKRYLLIPIILELIIIISTPYAVYTKLLIFSQVYMSIILIIAMFAAFRSCLQRETRFTGSMILFGTIIILSATIYDSVVFFKRWDLPMLTELGFAIFCMCLAIVISKQNAHTWETAEYLTLNLRKEVEWKTIELRKEKEKAEKTGELKDKFISIVSHDIRSPLFGISSVFNLLTESPPSLSPERAKQVLGEASTGLKNILSMVEELIKYSRFQNASVFPDYQLFDFRQITDQLIERVQDMAKPKNITIITHMEESSIGIGDPNLIEHLIWNLLTNAVKFTKESGTVEISLTESSKHWSLKVIDTGIGMPPYWAEHILEEGFLFVRKGTADEMGAGVGLAFCKEVAERHGAELIVQSEEEKGTSVQFLLPNYEKIVLVLDDNPGYRKQIRKVLKDLPCILWEEEYPDHALLSVGRLKPDLIIVDFSMPERTGIDFLRDLYSNSEMEEIRSLLVSSSHTDPNTGYKLEATVIELGGDAFLTKTSPDEKLIELVKRLLDLET is encoded by the coding sequence GTGGTACGTATCCAAATTTTACCCCTATCTAAACTTATATATTTTTCTATTGCTGTATCTGTTTTCATCCAATGCAATCGTTCCATTCCCACCTTAGCCCCGGCAAAAACCATCCAGGCCGGTGTTTTGGATCTTTCGAAAGAAGACCCAAAAACTTTGGACCCATTTCCCTTAGCTGGTGAGTGGGAAGCTTTCCCTGGTGAACTTCCAGAAACCGAAGATGAGTTCAAAGCCTTAGAAAAAAAAGAACCAATCCGGCTTGCCGTTCCTGCGTATTGGGTGAACCAAAATTTACCAGCGCACGGATTTGTAACGTATCGTTTGAAAATAAAAGTAAACGAACCCTTGAACTTAATGTTCTATTTGAGAGAAACTTCTTCTGCCTATAGAGCGTATTATCACAATGCAGAACGTGGACTTGTTTTACTTGGTTCAGCGGGAAAAGTTTCCAAAACCAAAGAAGGTTCCATTGGGTATTACTTAGAAACAGCTCGTTCTTTCCGTGCCACTCCCACTACCGTTTTGTATCTCCAAATCTCCAACTATCTTTATTCGCGCGGTGGTCCTTACTATTCACCTGTGTTAGGTGAGGTGGGTAAAACTCTTCTTTACTTACGATTTAAAGAACGGAAAAAAGCATTTTTCTTTGCTACGTTTTTTGTCCTTGCGATCTCTCATATGTTTTTGTACATCCATCGCAGAAAGGACAAATCTCCTCTTTGGTTTTCTTTACTTTGTCTTTCTTGGCTTCTTAGAATTTTACTTTTTGACCGGGTGTCTAGGGATTGGTTCCAAGCCTCCGATTGGCTCGAGATGTTCCAGATTCGTCTAGAATACTTGGCGTTTTGCGGGATTCAAGGTTTTAGCCTTTTGTTTTTTTTCCAAAACCAAAAAAACTTCCTGCCACAAAAGTACAAAAGGTATCTATTAATTCCTATCATTCTCGAATTAATAATTATCATCTCGACACCGTACGCAGTGTACACAAAACTTTTGATTTTTAGTCAGGTTTATATGTCGATCATTCTTATCATTGCTATGTTCGCTGCATTTCGGTCCTGCTTACAAAGAGAAACCCGGTTTACGGGGAGTATGATTTTATTTGGAACCATCATCATTCTTTCTGCCACCATTTATGATTCCGTTGTGTTTTTTAAACGTTGGGATTTACCAATGCTTACTGAGCTTGGGTTTGCCATTTTTTGTATGTGTCTTGCCATTGTGATTTCCAAACAAAATGCTCACACATGGGAGACCGCAGAATACCTAACACTCAATTTACGAAAAGAAGTAGAATGGAAAACCATAGAACTCCGAAAAGAAAAAGAAAAAGCAGAAAAAACGGGAGAACTTAAAGATAAATTTATATCCATTGTTTCGCATGACATTCGGTCTCCACTTTTTGGAATCTCTTCTGTATTTAATTTACTGACAGAATCTCCTCCTTCTCTCTCTCCAGAAAGAGCCAAACAGGTATTAGGGGAAGCATCTACTGGACTCAAAAACATCCTCAGTATGGTGGAAGAGCTGATCAAATACTCTCGATTCCAAAACGCCTCCGTATTTCCAGATTACCAACTTTTTGATTTTCGCCAAATCACAGACCAATTGATTGAACGTGTCCAGGATATGGCAAAACCCAAAAACATTACGATCATCACTCATATGGAAGAATCTTCGATTGGAATTGGAGATCCCAACCTGATAGAACACTTGATATGGAACTTACTTACCAATGCAGTTAAGTTCACAAAAGAATCAGGTACAGTAGAAATCTCTTTAACCGAATCCAGTAAACATTGGAGTTTGAAAGTCATTGATACGGGAATCGGGATGCCACCTTATTGGGCAGAACATATTTTAGAGGAAGGATTTTTATTTGTTCGGAAAGGAACCGCAGATGAAATGGGAGCAGGTGTTGGCCTTGCTTTTTGTAAAGAAGTGGCCGAACGTCATGGAGCCGAACTCATTGTTCAGTCCGAAGAAGAAAAAGGAACTTCTGTTCAGTTTTTACTTCCTAACTATGAAAAGATTGTCCTCGTTTTAGATGACAATCCAGGATACCGAAAACAAATCCGAAAAGTTTTGAAGGACTTACCTTGTATCCTTTGGGAAGAGGAGTATCCTGACCATGCCCTACTTTCTGTCGGCCGATTGAAACCAGATCTTATCATCGTGGATTTTTCTATGCCAGAAAGAACGGGAATCGATTTTTTAAGGGATCTATATTCCAATTCAGAAATGGAAGAAATTCGTTCCTTACTTGTTTCTAGTTCGCATACTGATCCTAATACAGGTTACAAGTTGGAAGCCACTGTGATTGAACTTGGGGGAGATGCTTTCCTTACAAAAACATCTCCTGATGAAAAGTTGATTGAACTAGTAAAACGATTGTTAGATCTAGAAACCTAG
- a CDS encoding response regulator transcription factor yields MTPKKKVLLVEDHAVTRVGVKHVVNSSADFEVVGEAEHSSQILALLNETKPDFVLLDLRIPGENVLNMVKDWKKEHPNLKVVTLTMLDEQPIVHSAIEAGVDGYLLKSDDLSSLTKNLNEIAAGKTVYSKNLKLSFNRKPQDGKVANKKEKQILTLLGHGKTYQEIGTEIGLSKRTVEYHVGRLKDRFNAKTVAELIGRAKEQMLI; encoded by the coding sequence ATGACACCTAAAAAGAAGGTATTACTCGTTGAAGACCACGCTGTGACTCGGGTCGGCGTAAAACACGTTGTGAACTCCTCAGCTGATTTCGAAGTTGTGGGAGAAGCCGAACATTCCTCTCAAATTCTTGCCCTCTTAAATGAAACGAAACCAGATTTCGTCCTCCTTGATTTACGGATTCCAGGAGAGAACGTATTGAATATGGTGAAGGATTGGAAAAAAGAACATCCAAACCTAAAAGTGGTCACTCTCACCATGCTCGATGAACAACCCATTGTTCATTCAGCGATTGAAGCTGGTGTGGATGGATATCTTTTAAAAAGTGATGATCTGAGTAGCCTTACCAAAAACCTAAATGAAATTGCAGCAGGAAAGACGGTTTATTCTAAGAACTTAAAGCTTAGCTTCAACCGCAAACCTCAAGACGGGAAAGTTGCCAACAAAAAGGAAAAACAAATCCTAACCCTTCTCGGACATGGAAAAACCTACCAAGAAATTGGAACAGAAATTGGCCTATCGAAAAGAACAGTGGAATACCATGTCGGTAGGCTCAAAGACCGATTCAATGCCAAAACTGTTGCCGAACTGATTGGCCGCGCCAAAGAACAAATGTTAATCTAG
- a CDS encoding cyclic nucleotide-binding domain-containing protein, translating into MMNTKVESLKKIYLFQKLNQDELLHIAEKIREVHLPPRNVLYDMGEEAESMYIVKYGTLQISTSTSHGDDVNLITLGEGDHFGELPFFDDEKRSAKVEAKENTELYELRYADLHDMFSKNKEMELKFYKEVTHYYIRRLRKLTHDLAYARELRKRFA; encoded by the coding sequence ATTATGAATACTAAAGTAGAGAGTCTCAAAAAAATATATCTCTTCCAAAAGTTAAACCAAGACGAACTGTTGCACATTGCTGAAAAGATCCGGGAAGTCCACCTACCTCCTAGAAATGTTTTGTATGATATGGGGGAAGAGGCTGAGTCCATGTACATTGTGAAGTATGGAACTTTACAAATTTCCACTTCCACAAGCCATGGGGACGATGTGAACCTCATCACCCTCGGAGAAGGGGACCATTTTGGGGAATTGCCCTTTTTTGATGATGAAAAGCGCTCTGCAAAAGTAGAAGCCAAAGAAAATACCGAATTATACGAACTTCGCTATGCTGATTTACATGACATGTTTTCCAAAAACAAAGAAATGGAACTCAAATTCTATAAAGAAGTGACGCATTATTACATCCGTAGACTCCGAAAGCTTACCCATGACTTGGCATATGCTAGAGAATTAAGGAAACGATTCGCCTAA
- a CDS encoding DNA-binding protein — MDPEILTEKIVTQNKTFLVDLKKNQAGFYLKVSEWSNSKKSSIFLPAEGIDRMIEILNQFKSRISDNENTKDPELGAF; from the coding sequence GTGGACCCCGAAATCCTAACCGAGAAGATCGTAACACAAAATAAGACCTTCTTGGTGGATTTGAAGAAGAACCAGGCTGGATTCTACCTGAAAGTATCGGAGTGGTCGAATAGCAAAAAATCCTCGATCTTTCTACCGGCAGAAGGAATCGATCGAATGATCGAAATCTTGAATCAATTTAAAAGCCGGATATCCGATAATGAGAATACGAAAGACCCGGAGTTAGGAGCCTTTTAG
- the flaA2 gene encoding flagellar filament outer layer protein FlaA2, with translation MGKLGMTKLLLGLFLSIGMLYAQADTGGQNTANTANDEDSPLRKIVLDDFEEAEDWRVKATTPLGETRTLKLVQRGLIKDVFDEKTVPEDGGDKVEKNHILGVKTHFAAKGLDRVELYPPHEYIIKGKVRQISVWVLGRKYRHTLFAKFRDYRDVTHNIRLGRLDFFGWRKLTATIPGFIPQSTRFALLDKNLHFVSLFVTSDVHEVAGDFYFYVDDLQVRTDRSEAKYPGSEIKDNW, from the coding sequence ATGGGGAAATTAGGAATGACCAAACTGTTGTTAGGCCTCTTCCTTTCAATAGGAATGTTGTACGCACAGGCAGATACTGGCGGACAAAATACAGCTAACACTGCAAACGATGAGGATAGCCCTCTTAGAAAAATCGTTTTAGACGATTTCGAAGAGGCGGAGGATTGGAGAGTAAAAGCTACCACTCCACTCGGAGAAACAAGAACTTTGAAACTCGTTCAACGCGGGCTCATCAAAGATGTATTCGATGAAAAAACCGTTCCAGAAGACGGCGGGGACAAAGTCGAAAAAAACCATATTTTAGGTGTCAAAACACATTTTGCTGCTAAAGGTTTGGATCGTGTTGAATTGTACCCACCACATGAGTACATCATCAAAGGGAAAGTAAGACAAATCTCTGTTTGGGTTCTTGGTAGAAAGTATAGACATACTTTATTTGCGAAATTTAGAGATTATAGAGACGTAACACATAATATCCGTTTGGGTCGATTGGATTTCTTCGGATGGAGAAAACTTACGGCTACAATTCCAGGATTTATTCCACAAAGTACAAGATTTGCACTTTTAGATAAAAACCTTCATTTTGTTTCTCTCTTCGTGACCTCTGATGTTCATGAAGTAGCAGGGGACTTTTACTTTTATGTAGATGACCTCCAAGTGAGAACTGACAGATCCGAAGCGAAATACCCTGGATCTGAAATTAAGGACAATTGGTAA